The window CGTACCGTTGTTGGCAGTTTGGACAAATATTTGGAAATGATTTTATTACAAATGAACAAATGAAAGGAGAGAAGTTCCATGAAGAAGCTGTTTCTTTATCTGTCGGCGTTTCTCGTGTTAGGATTGCCGGGATTGGCGAATGCTGCTGACGACAGCAAGTTCATTCTGCTGTCGTCAACCATTGGACCCATCGATTCCGGCATTGTGGATGTTCTGGAAAACTCCTTTGAAAAGGAAACGGGCATCCGGGTGCGACACGTCGGCGCCGGGACCGGGCTGGCGCTGGATATCGCCCGGAAGGGCTCTGTAGATCTCGTCATGGTCCATGCCAAATCCCTGGAGGAGAAGTTTATTCAGGAAGGATACGGAACACAGCGGATTCCGCTGATGTACAACGATTTTGTTCTTGTCGGTCCCGCCGCTGACCCGGCTGGAATTAAAGGAATGAAAACAGCGGCGGAAGCGCTGCGCCGGATTGCGGAAAAGGGCGCGCCCTTTATCAGCCGGGGAGACAAATCGGGAACCCACGTGGCTGAGCTGGATCTCTGGGGAAAGGCAGGCCTCAAACCATCCGGCCCCTGGTATGCGGTTTATGAGAAGGGTTCCGAAGGCAACGCGCCCACTTTGAAGTACACCAATCAGAAAGGGGCGTACACCGTGATCGACCGGGCGACCTATCTTTCCCTGAAGGACCAGATTTCACTGGTCATCCTTGTTGAAGGCGACGAAGCCATGCTGAACTATATCAGTCTGATTCCTGTCAACCAGAAAAAGTTCAAAACCGTCAATGCGACGGACACGATGCGTTTTGTCAACTGGCTGACCAACGCG is drawn from Syntrophus gentianae and contains these coding sequences:
- a CDS encoding substrate-binding domain-containing protein → MKKLFLYLSAFLVLGLPGLANAADDSKFILLSSTIGPIDSGIVDVLENSFEKETGIRVRHVGAGTGLALDIARKGSVDLVMVHAKSLEEKFIQEGYGTQRIPLMYNDFVLVGPAADPAGIKGMKTAAEALRRIAEKGAPFISRGDKSGTHVAELDLWGKAGLKPSGPWYAVYEKGSEGNAPTLKYTNQKGAYTVIDRATYLSLKDQISLVILVEGDEAMLNYISLIPVNQKKFKTVNATDTMRFVNWLTNAKKGQIIIRDFGKEKYGAPLFFPNSEAWQKTKGK